From the genome of Bos javanicus breed banteng chromosome 23, ARS-OSU_banteng_1.0, whole genome shotgun sequence:
GGAGCTTTGTGCATAAAGTGCCTGGGGATGGGGGGCGGGTAGGtgaaaggaaaagggagggagggatgagggaCAGAGGGTCCTTAAAGAAATCAGATTCTGCAGACAGGGATATTAACCTTTCCTGGCCAGAGAAAGGACAGCTTTGACCACCCGCGTGACCGAGCCATTGCTGTTTGATGGTATTTGCTTGGTGTCAGGTACAGCATAATCTTTGAATAATGggcaaattttttctttaattctgatGTTAAACTCACTTCAAATGTTTTTACCCTGAGCACTGTGCAGCTCAAAGACACCTGTTTAGCAAAACTTATGGGTACAGCCTTGGAGACAGAGCCACCCCGGAGCCTTCAGCCATGGTCAACCCCACCCTGTTCATTGAGCCCTGGGAAGAAAAGATTTGGAATAAAGGTCCCTGCTTTCATAGAATAATTCCAGGACTTATGTGCCAGGGTGGTGACTTCGCATGCCGTAATGGCACCAGTGGCAAGTCCATCTATGGTGAGAAATTTGATGAGAATTTCACTCTGAAGCATGTAGGCGCTGGCATCTTGTCCATGGCAAAGGCTGGCCCCAACACAAACGGTTCCTTGTTTTTCATCTGCACTGCCAAGactgaatggttggatggcaagcTCATTGTCTTTGACAGGGTGAAGGGAGGCATGAATATTGTGGAAGCCATGGAGCACTTTGGGTTCAGGAATGGCAAGACCAGCAAGAAGATCACCATTGGTGACTGTGGACAAATCTAATAAATTTGACTTGCCTTTtacttgaaaacaaacaaacttatgggCACAGAAACCAGAGAGTACAGCATATCTAAGGACAGAGCCTCTGGGACTGAATTGAGAATTTTAAGAGCCCTCCTAGGCCCAATCTTTCCCAAAAAAAACattcttaattttcctttccaGCATCCCTGGGAGACTCGGATGGTTGAGGTACAGTGACCTAAAGTCCCTGAGAGCTGGGTTTTCTAAGTGTGGGAAGAAATATTACAGAGGACTTGCCAAGACACGTGGAGACATTTCTTCCATCCACTCTTGAGCCATTCATCAGTCTGATTAACCCCTTTCCTTTCTGGGTCTTTAGCCTCCAGCCTCATGACTCATCCATCAACCCCTACTCTCTCCTCTACAGACACCACCACCTCCTTAAGTTATGAAACAGTGGGTAAATAAGGAAAATGACTAATATATCAGAGCACCATAAGGACATCTATACTATTCAAACTGATTAGAAGGTGATGGCCTTGGGAATTCACTGAAAGAAGGGGTAGAACCCTTGCCTGCCCCTCGTGCTCTATGGCAGGAGATGGCAGATGCTGAATTAGGAAGAGTGTTCTCATTCATACTCCTCTTCCAATTCATCATGTGACCTTGGGGGAGTCACTTCCGGTgggcctccatttcttcatctaggCTGATGTACAAGGCACCTCACTCTGTGAAGTTATAATATCACCCGAGAGAGCCAGATGTAGCATTACTCAGCCTGAATGCATCACTGTGGTTCCATCACTTATTAGGTAGATGAGTCTGGGTAAAATACTTAGCTTCTCCGGGTCTCAGTGTTCTTAGAACTAAAATAAGGACGCTAATAATGTCATCATCCGTAGACGTATCGTAATGATTAAATGACCTAATATGAATTATACTAAactttagcacagtgcctgtcaCATAATTAGcccttaataaatattagttattgtTGTGGCAGGttagtgattctcaaagtgtggtccctggaccagcaacaTCAGCCTCAcgtgggaacttgttagaaatgccaatgctcaaggcttccctggtggtcttctggctaagaatccacctgccgatgcagggcacatgggtggatccctcatccaggaagatcccccataccgaggagcgactaagcccatgtgccacaaagcctgaagcccatgtgccgacagcccatgctctgcaacaagagaagcctccacagtgagaagcccttgcaccggaagtggagagtagccccctctcaccacaaccagaggaaGCCCGAGCACAGCcaggaagatccagcacagtcaaaacacaaataatatataaatacatctttttaaaaaagaaatgacaaggcTCAAGCCCATCCCAGACTTTGTGTACCAAGAACTCTGCGGGTCTGGAACACAGCGATCTGTGCTTTAACAAACTCTCCAGAGGATTCTGATGCCATATGTTAATGTTTGAAGAACCATGGGTATAGACAGTTCCAAGATCTCTTCCAGTTCTAGAATTCCATTATTTCATTCAAGTGTATAAACATTTATCCAAGGCCCAAGGAAATTATCATTATTCACCCACGTGGTTCCACAAACATTTGTTAAATCTCTCTTTCAACTGGGGCCTGGGGATGAAACAAAAATGAGACATAGCCTAAACCCTAAAGTCATTTATAGTTAATCTCACGACACTTGATTTATAACTTTATACTTTACAGACTTATTCGTGAATTTCCCTTCATTTGTTCATGGATACCTGAGTTTCACTATATGAAGATATATAGTGTCATTTTTTCATTGACAATCTTTCATCAATATCCTCAATTTACAAATGAGGCAGAGAAGTTGTAATTATCTAAAAATTGTGTGGTCAGAAATGTATAGAATAAACAAGGGACTGTGGCACAGAACAAAGAATGCATTCTTCAGGATTAAGAGTTTAACTTGAAACTATGTCTGTCGGTTACTAGCTCTGCAGGCTTATACAaacaatatctttttaaaaatgattttcttaaatgacccaatcaaaaaatgggccaaagaactaaacagacatttctccaaagaagacatacagagggctaacaaacacatgaaaagatgctcaacatcactcattatcagagaaatgcaaatcaaaaccactatgaggtaccatttcacaccagtcagaatggctgcgatccaaaagtctacaaataataaatgctggagagggtgtggagaaaagggaaccctcttacactgttggtgggaatgcaaactagtacagccactatggagaacagtgtggagattccttaaaaaactggaaatagaactgccttatgatccagcaatcccactgctgggcatacatactgaggaaaccagaagggaaagagacacgtgtacctcaatgtttatcgcagcactgtttataatagccaggacatggaagcaacctagatgtccatcagcagatgaatggataagaaagctatggtacatatacacaatggagtattactcagccagtaaaaagaaaacatttgaatcagtactaatgaggtggatgaaactggagcctattatacagagtgaagtaagccagaaggaaaaacaccaatacagtatactaacgcatatatatggaatttagaaagatggtaacaataaccctgtgtacgagacagcaaaagagacactgatgtatagaacagtctatggactctatgggagagggagagggtgggaagatttgggagaatggcattgaaacatgtaaaatatcatgtatgaaacgagatgccagtccaggttcgatgcacgattctggatgcttggggctagtgcactgggacgacccagagggatggtatggggagggaggagggaggagggttcaggatgggaaacacatgtatacctgtggcggattcattttgatatttggcaaaactaatacaattatgtaaagtttaaaaataaaagaaaatttaaaaaaaaaagaaaaagaaaaatggttttctTGTGGTTATCATTTGAGGAAGGTGTTAGCTAAGTGACCTTGAATCTCTTGAATTTCTTCATTCTAGAACAAGATTAAcaatatgttaataataataatgacagaaTTAATAATTAACTTCTCATGAAGATTAATATGATTACATGTGATGAAATGTTTGAAATGGCATATAGATGTCCAATAACTAGATCTCAATTTGCATCTAGTTCATAAttatcactgatgagcatagaCTTGCCTTtgtggtgttcagttcagttcagttaagtcgctcagtcgtgtccgactctttgcgaccccatgaatcgcagcacgccaggcctctctgtccatcaccaactcccggagtccacccaaatccatgtccattgatttggtgatgccatccaaccatctcatcctctgtcgtcccttctcctcctgccctcaatctttcccagcatcagggtcttttcaaataagtcagccctttgcatcaggtggccaaagtactggaatttcagcttcaacatcagtccttccaaagaacactcaggactgatctcctttagaatgaactggttggatctccttatagtccaagggactctcaagagttttctccaacaccacagttcaaaagcatcaattcttgggcgctcagctttctttatagtccaactctcacatccatacgtgaccactggaaaaaccatagccttgactagatggacctttgttaacaaagtgatgtctctgctttttgattttctgtctaggttggtcttaactttccttccaaggagcaagcatcttttaatttcatggctgcaatctgaTACACAAAATAAATGGCAAATCCGTAGTTCTGGAAAGCTATAAAGAGTGTCATCACTTGCGCGTTCTCTTTTCTAGAATTCAAGTAATCAAGATACTCAGAAGGCACTTCGTACTTCAGAGATAAGTCAGAGAAGTAACTGGTGTTTATCCAAAAGGTCTTCTGATTAACCAGACAGACTACTGATTCCAGATAAGTTTCAACCCTTTTGTTTAAAATCCAGAACCTTCCCTCATCTTAAATTGAAAATGAGATTCCTTGCAGTTTCCCAAATTCAGTTCAACAGATATCAAAGACCATGATGGACTGCCTTTGAAGTTCAGAGCTTCTTCAATGAAGAGGGCTCACTTGGAGCCTAGAAACGTTCTACACCTGGGGAGAAAGATAGCAACAATCAATTCGTTGATAATGTAGCATTGTGTCTGCTTTTTGTTTATTCACTAGAACTACTAAAGAGTTTTTCTTGAATCTCTTCAGGTTGAGATTTCAAATGTGAACCAAGATTTCAGTGCTCCGGTAAGTCCCAAGCAGGGAGGAAAGGATTGCTAAAAGTCTAGTCTGTCATCTTACATCTTATTGACAGATGGGGACATTCCTTCTACTTACTGAATCATACTTCTCCAGGCACTAACTCTCTGTCCTGTTCCTTATCCTTTCCCAGCCCAAATCTAAGTGACTTCTCTGTTGTCCCTGCATCAGGTAAGCCTTGGAGTTCCAACAAAGCAGTATTGTCCCTGGTCTTAGGAAATGAGATAGCAAGTCAAAGTAAGAATGCTGAGAGCACTTTGGTGTTGAAAATGTCAGCTAAAGGAAAATGCAAAACCTAAAAGTTGCAAGTGAAGTTTTATTTGGTGACCTTACTGAGGACCTAATCCAGGACTCAGCCTCTAGGTAACTGGCATATGGTAAGTGCTCCATAATTTTCCTGAATGAAGACTGAAGGTAGTATATGATAGGTGACAAGTAGGTTGTTCAGAAAATAAGACAAGAAGAGTTTAGAGTTTGAGAGAAGGAGGCAATCATAGTGGACCAGAGCTTCCAATAACATCCTCAGTTTATgtaagagaaaaccaaggcacagagaggtgttGTATGTTGCCTAAGGTCACAcggctagtaagtggtagagatAAGATGTGAATTAAATTGTCAGGTACCAGACCCCAGGCTCTACCTGtatatacattttgtattttaactgttacatatttaatttatagaacataaaaatacaaatatgaacCAGTGATTTAATTGATATTGTTGTTTAGAATGAGGATAAGAAAGCAATGAGTCCATTTAAGGCAAAAGatcaaaacagacatttctctaaagaagacacccatgaaaaaatgctcaccatcacttattattagagaaatgcattcaaaactacaatgaagtatcatctcataccgatcagaatggccaccatcaaaaaaatctacgAACAATGagtgctggagagaatgtggagaaaagggaacccccttgcacagttggtgggaatgtaaattgctacaCTCACTATCGAaagcagtatggagatttctttaaaaactaggaataaaactaccatatgaaacagcaatcccactactggacatagagcctgagaaaatcacaattctaaaagatacatgtaccccagtgttcactgcagcaccatttacaacagctaggatgtggaagcaacctagatgtccatcgacgatgaatggataaagccgtgagatatatat
Proteins encoded in this window:
- the LOC133235876 gene encoding peptidyl-prolyl cis-trans isomerase A-like, which gives rise to MVNPTLFIEPWEEKIWNKGPCFHRIIPGLMCQGGDFACRNGTSGKSIYGEKFDENFTLKHVGAGILSMAKAGPNTNGSLFFICTAKTEWLDGKLIVFDRVKGGMNIVEAMEHFGFRNGKTSKKITIGDCGQI